From the Manis javanica isolate MJ-LG chromosome 11, MJ_LKY, whole genome shotgun sequence genome, one window contains:
- the TMEM81 gene encoding transmembrane protein 81 isoform X2 produces the protein MKALAVDFLLGSLVLAACLPLVVTSPNILAIPEKLQQAVGKVVVSATPCTVTCGLGYKQETVCEVGPDGVRRKCKSQRLECLTNWVCGMLHFTILVGEELELSCLSADTLEVGQEAFWFTWRLARGIISTDDEVFKPFSARSHFVKFRSAQEYDSGTYRCDVLLLKNLRLVKRLYFGLRVLPPNLVSLNFHQSLTEDQKLVDKGLEVSLGNYSRPHHPPWRKKVPLALGIGIACGVAGGVLVSIVLCSGLMASCGGARLKALQALFLKCWPPGGLDWLLRKLSWLPKMPS, from the coding sequence ATGAAGGCTTTGGCCGTGGATTTCCTCCTTGGAAGCCTGGTATTGGCTGCCTGTCTGCCTTTGGTGGTGACTTCACCTAACATCCTGGCCATCCCAGAGAAGCTACAACAGGCTGTGGGGAAAGTTGTGGTCAGTGCCACACCCTGCACTGTCACCTGCGGCCTTGGCTATAAGCAGGAGACGGTCTGCGAGGTGGGCCCTGATGGAGTGAGGAGGAAATGTAAATCTCAGCGCTTGGAATGTCTGACCAACTGGGTCTGTGGGATGCTCCATTTCACCATTCTCGTGGGGGAGGAATTGGAGCTGAGCTGTTTGAGTGCAGACACCCTGGAGGTCGGGCAGGAAGCTTTCTGGTTCACCTGGCGACTTGCTCGGGGCATCATCTCAACTGACGATGAGGTCTTCAAGCCCTTCAGTGCCAGGTCCCACTTTGTGAAGTTTCGATCTGCTCAGGAATATGACTCTGGGACCTACCGGTGTGATGTGCTGCTGTTAAAGAACTTGAGGCTTGTCAAGAGGCTCTATTTTGGGCTGAGGGTCCTTCCTCCTAACTTAGTGAGCCTGAATTTCCATCAGTCCCTTACTGAGGATCAGAAGCTAGTAGATAAGGGCCTGGAAGTAAGTCTGGGCAACTATTCCAGGCCTCACCACCCACCATGGAGAAAGAAGGTGCCTCTGGCCTTGGGAATAGGAATTGCCTGCGGCGTAGCTGGTGGTGTGCTGGTGAGCATTGTCCTGTGCAGTGGGCTGATGGCGAGCTGCGGTGGTGCCCGCCTGAAGGCCTTGCAGGCCTTGTTCCTGAAGTGCTGGCCGCCTGGGGGTCTGGACTGGCTGCTCAGGAAGCTGAGCTGGCTACCCAAGATGCCAAGCTAG
- the TMEM81 gene encoding transmembrane protein 81 isoform X1, whose translation MKALAVDFLLGSLVLAACLPLVVTSPNILAIPEKLQQAVGKVVVSATPCTVTCGLGYKQETVCEVGPDGVRRKCKSQRLECLTNWVCGMLHFTILVGEELELSCLSADTLEVGQEAFWFTWRLARGIISTDDEVFKPFSARSHFVKFRSAQEYDSGTYRCDVLLLKNLRLVKRLYFGLRVLPPNLVSLNFHQSLTEDQKLVDKGLEVSLGNYSRPHHPPWRKKVPLALGIGIACGVAGGVLVPREPDCGHLPAPAHEKSSVFQARVHFQLVCLPLHLRLSSPEQYNHVRGYINSFSGEDIFFLFNKNNPQ comes from the exons ATGAAGGCTTTGGCCGTGGATTTCCTCCTTGGAAGCCTGGTATTGGCTGCCTGTCTGCCTTTGGTGGTGACTTCACCTAACATCCTGGCCATCCCAGAGAAGCTACAACAGGCTGTGGGGAAAGTTGTGGTCAGTGCCACACCCTGCACTGTCACCTGCGGCCTTGGCTATAAGCAGGAGACGGTCTGCGAGGTGGGCCCTGATGGAGTGAGGAGGAAATGTAAATCTCAGCGCTTGGAATGTCTGACCAACTGGGTCTGTGGGATGCTCCATTTCACCATTCTCGTGGGGGAGGAATTGGAGCTGAGCTGTTTGAGTGCAGACACCCTGGAGGTCGGGCAGGAAGCTTTCTGGTTCACCTGGCGACTTGCTCGGGGCATCATCTCAACTGACGATGAGGTCTTCAAGCCCTTCAGTGCCAGGTCCCACTTTGTGAAGTTTCGATCTGCTCAGGAATATGACTCTGGGACCTACCGGTGTGATGTGCTGCTGTTAAAGAACTTGAGGCTTGTCAAGAGGCTCTATTTTGGGCTGAGGGTCCTTCCTCCTAACTTAGTGAGCCTGAATTTCCATCAGTCCCTTACTGAGGATCAGAAGCTAGTAGATAAGGGCCTGGAAGTAAGTCTGGGCAACTATTCCAGGCCTCACCACCCACCATGGAGAAAGAAGGTGCCTCTGGCCTTGGGAATAGGAATTGCCTGCGGCGTAGCTGGTGGTGTGCTG GTACCCAGGGAGCCTGACTGTGGGCACCTCCCTGCTCCTGCCCATGAGAAGAGTTCTGTCTTCCAAGCTCGCGTTCATTTTCAGCTTGTGTGCCTCCCTCTCCACCTCCGTCTCTCGTCTCCTGAGCAGTATAATCACGTGAGAGGATATATTAATAGCTTTTCTGgtgaagacatttttttcctcttcaataaaaataatccaCAGTAG